One region of Zingiber officinale cultivar Zhangliang chromosome 7B, Zo_v1.1, whole genome shotgun sequence genomic DNA includes:
- the LOC122006824 gene encoding MMS19 nucleotide excision repair protein homolog isoform X7: MLNFHLVEILGHLYPDPSGPMASFAQDIFDILSRYYPIYFTHPKDDGLDIKREDLSKGLMNAFSSSPFFEPFVVPLLLEKLSSSLLSAKLDSLKYLNSCLYHYGGKRMVKHSRVIWSNLKDVIFNFSPERPLLTDELDVDMKSEVNQIRMEALNCLETALSCFDFSEQDSFLCLIIDDPDIGTKLESLTSITSYSGTSAEIQRDLSAIGGIFTSIAKVSIYCCNKVFLKFFPCLMDVLGVSRNHSSQFCITNHKTVHGGMNFGALFLSVELLSSSRELSLVSNIAAEFIAESKSWFFMLKSFSMDLCHVLGSVLRTSNTSMVASEKEGVLCAVKGLQSLSTFPSSCSPISEGCYEDVLEILMSIITGRSDETYLWNLSLKALVQIGLWIESASGHDSARGICYNKVVEKILSMLQTNDSMVSLSLKLVAISEIANVGQYVLSIIRALEDAIISSLVACIQGGLKSSDSLVGLLECYTSRVLPRCCTSGSFDDVAVQFSINIWNQLENVSVFNTDVTMQNVLDQVMITMKLLVAGCTVENQSLILKKAHCVILSMDFLKTQPFQSIHGIIALSCRDKWIASLFGSVVIALRSQTPLTDMKGILNLFLILLPEGNLPAAQALASMVNKCPSSINEPEISARLSLDQACEDILKLCLWTLESNSHLKQYNFLDRDICSQRSIVLGMAWVGKGLLMRGHEKVTEIAMFLMKCLVSDSNEDITLQQQKENGKGVGMDANSSLATSAADAFHVLLNDSEDCLNKKFHATIRPLYKQRFFSSMLPILLSSIKESGSTSKKIALYRALGHIISDTPLAAVLAESKKIIPALLDTLAISGSETSHKKIVYSLLLVLSGILMDDNGKVTILENIHTVIECLIKLISYPDLMIVRETAIQCLVAMSVLPHARIFPFRPRVLKAVATALDDRKRAVRQEAVRCRQAWASIASRSLQF; encoded by the exons ATGCTTAATTTTCATCTTGTTGAGATTCTTGGGCATTTGTATCCTGATCCATCTGGCCCAATGGCAAGCTTTGCTCAGGACATCTTTGATATTTTAAGTCGGTACTATCCTATATACTTCACACAT CCAAAGGATGATGGCTTGGATATAAAAAGGGAAGATCTCTCTAAGGGATTAATG AATGCTTTCTCTTCATCTCCTTTTTTTGAACCATTTGTTGTGCCACTACTCCTTGAAAAACTGTCCTCATCTCTGCTATCTGCTAAG CTTGATTCTTTGAAGTATCTTAACAGTTGTTTATACCACTATGGAGGGAAAAGGATGGTCAAGCATTCTAGAGTTATCTGGTCTAATCTAAAAGATGTGATCTTTAATTTCTCACCCGAGAGACCATTATTAACTGATGAATTGGATGTAGATATGAAATCCGAGGTTAATCAGATTAGAATGGAAGCTCTAAATTGTTTGGAAACGGCTCTCTCATGCTTCGATTTTTCTGAACAAGATTCCTTTCTATGCTTGATTATTGATGATCCAGATATTGGAACAAAGTTAGAGTCACTGACAAGCATAACAAGCTATTCAGGTACTTCCGCTGAAATCCAGCGCGATTTAAGTGCTATTGGAGGTATCTTTACTAGCATAGCAAAGGTATCAATATATTGCTGCAATAAAGTGTTCCTGAAGTTCTTTCCCTGCCTAATGGATGTTTTAGGAGTTTCTAGAAACCATTCTTCTCAATTTTGTATCACTAACCACAAAACGGTTCATGGCGGAATGAATTTTGGAGCACTTTTTCTGTCGGTTGAACTCCTTAGTTCGTCTAGAGAATTATCTTTGGTATCTAATATTGCGGCAGAGTTCATTGCAGAGTCAAAGAGCTGGTTTTTCATGCTCAAAAGTTTCTCTATGGATCTTTGTCATGTTCTCGGTTCAGTATTGAGGACATCCAATACTTCTATGGTTGCTAGTGAAAAAGAAGGTGTGCTTTGCGCAG TTAAGGGCTTGCAATCACTTTCAACATTTCCGTCATCCTGTTCACCTATATCAGAAGGCTGTTATGAAGACGTTTTAGAGATACTTATGTCTATAATTACTGGCAGGAGTGATGAAACTTACTTGTGGAATTTGTCATTGAAAGCCTTGGTCCAAATTGGATTGTGGATTGAGAGTGCTAGTGGTCATGATTCTGCTAGAGGAATATGCTACAACAAAGTTGTTGAGAAAATCCTTTCCATGCTTCAAACTAATGATTCTATGGTCTCTCTCTCATTGAAACTTGTTGCAATTTCTGAAATTGCTAATGTTGGTCAATATGTGCTAAGTATAATTCGAGCACTTGAAGATGCCATTATTTCCAGCTTGGTAGCTTGT ATCCAAGGGGGTTTAAAATCTTCTGACAGCTTGGTTGGTTTGCTTGAATGCTACACCAGTCGGGTTCTTCCAAG ATGCTGTACTTCTGGGAGTTTTGATGATGTTGCAGTTCAATTTTCCATCAATATTTGGAATCAACTTGAAAATGTATCTGTTTTCAACACTGATGTAACTATGCAG AATGTTCTTGACCAGGTTATGATAACAATGAAGCTTCTCGTGGCTGGTTGTACAGTGGAAAACCAGTCCCTGATTCTAAAAAAAGCTCACTGCGTTATTTTATCAATGGACTTTCTTAAAACACAACCTTTTCAAAGTATTCATGGAATTATTGCCCTCTCTTGTCGAGATAAATGGATTGCATCTCTTTTTGGATCAGTCGTGATAGCACTTCGTTCCCAGACTCCTTTGACAGATATGAAAGGAATTTTGAACTTGTTTCTGATTCTTCTACCTGAAGGAAATCTGCCAGCAGCTCAAGCTCTGGCATCTATGGTTAATAAATGTCCTTCCAGTATTAATGAACCAGAAATTTCAGCTAGGCTTTCTTTGGATCAGGCGTGTGAAGACATCCTAAAACTTTGTTTATGGACTTTAGAAAGCAACAGCCATTTGAAACAATACAATTTTCTTGACAGAGATATTTGTTCCCAGAGGTCTATTGTCCTTGGGATGGCATGGGTTGGAAAAGGTTTGCTTATGAGAGGACATGAGAAAGTAACAGAAATTGCAATGTTTCTTATGAAATGTCTAGTTTCTGACAGTAATGAGGATATTACACTTCAACAACAGAAAGAGAATGGAAAAGGTGTTGGGATGGATGCGAATTCCTCTTTGGCAACATCTGCAGCCGATGCATTCCATGTGCTTCTGAATGATTCAGAAGACTGTTTAAATAAGAAGTTCCATGCAACAATAAGGCCACTTTATAAACAACGTTTTTTCTCAAGCATGTTACCGATCCTTCTCTCTTCAATCAAAGAATCAGGTTCAACAAGTAAAAA GATAGCATTATACCGTGCTCTTGGACACATTATTTCAGACACACCATTGGCTGCAGTGCTTGCTGAATCCAAGAAG ATCATACCTGCTCTACTTGATACCTTAGCTATTTCGGGGTCTGAAACTTCACATAAAAAAATAGTATACAGCCTACTACTAGTCTTATCTGGAATTCTGATGGATGATAATG GTAAAGTGACCATATTGGAAAACATACATACAGTTATTGAGTGTCTTATCAAACTGATTTCCTACCCCGATTTGATG ATTGTCCGTGAGACTGCGATTCAATGCCTAGTGGCCATGTCAGTTCTTCCTCATGCAAGGATTTTTCCATTCCGACCAAGG GTTCTTAAAGCTGTTGCTACCGCTCTGGATGATCGAAAGAGGGCTGTTCGGCAGGAGGCTGTCAGATGCCGTCAAGCATG GGCCTCAATTGCATCGAGAAGTCTTCAGTTTTGA